One Deltaproteobacteria bacterium genomic window, CTGTCCACCCACGACGACCACCGCATGGCCATGAGCCTTTCCCTGCTGGAATTCGGCGGATTCAGACCCGAGCTGGACAATCCCGGCTGCGTGGCCAAATCCTTCCCGGAATTCTGGGATCGATGGGCCGGAGTCCGCCCATGACCCAGGCCCAAAGGACCGTGACTCTCATCGGGGCACAAGGCCGCATGGGCCGCATGCTCGGCTACGGTCTGGCCTCGGCCGGGGCCACGGTCCATTTCCTCGACCGGCCTCTGACCCAAGACAAGCTTCAGGCCGCCTTGCCTGGCTCGGACATCGTTATTCTGTCCGTCCCCATCGATGCCGTGAACGAGGTCCTTGAGAATA contains:
- a CDS encoding 3-phosphoshikimate 1-carboxyvinyltransferase yields the protein LSTHDDHRMAMSLSLLEFGGFRPELDNPGCVAKSFPEFWDRWAGVRP